The Nitrospirota bacterium genome window below encodes:
- a CDS encoding NAD(P)/FAD-dependent oxidoreductase yields MERDVVIIGAGAAGLMCAIEAGKRGRGVSVIDHSGKAGQKIRISGGGNCNFTNLNTGPEHYISQNPHFCKSALSRFTPGDFISLLVKHGIGYHEKENGQLFCSEGSASIINIIRKECDAAGVQIHLNCRISKIGKQGFFNVATSRGTFLSKSLVIATGGLSYPKIGATGFGHKVAENFGLKVTPLKPALVPMIFNRKDLAAFSGLSGVSVKAKVNCGNKEFCGNILFTHKGLSGPAILQISSYWNNGDTIHVDLLPDVDLHEVFIEKRQGRMEMKNLLALYFPKRFIQKWCEMYIRSKPVYQYVNKEIEDIVIRLKNWEIQPAGTEGYGSAEVTVGGVDTNELSSKTMETKKVPGLYFIGEVVDVTGQLGGYNLQWAWASGHAAGQFV; encoded by the coding sequence ATGGAAAGGGATGTCGTTATCATAGGCGCTGGAGCTGCCGGGCTGATGTGCGCCATCGAGGCCGGGAAACGCGGGCGCGGGGTTTCTGTCATTGACCATAGCGGAAAAGCAGGGCAGAAGATCCGTATTTCCGGCGGCGGCAACTGCAATTTCACCAATCTCAACACAGGTCCGGAACATTATATTTCTCAAAACCCGCACTTCTGCAAATCGGCCCTGAGCCGTTTTACTCCCGGTGATTTTATCTCCCTGCTCGTAAAACACGGCATCGGGTATCATGAAAAAGAAAACGGTCAACTGTTTTGCAGTGAGGGTTCCGCTTCGATCATCAATATTATCAGAAAGGAATGTGATGCGGCGGGCGTCCAGATACATTTAAACTGCCGGATCTCAAAGATCGGGAAGCAGGGATTCTTTAATGTGGCAACCAGCCGAGGGACTTTCCTCTCCAAGTCGCTGGTTATTGCTACTGGCGGGCTATCATATCCGAAAATCGGGGCGACGGGTTTCGGCCACAAGGTTGCTGAAAACTTCGGCCTCAAGGTCACGCCTTTAAAGCCTGCGCTTGTGCCTATGATATTCAACAGGAAAGACCTGGCGGCTTTCAGCGGGTTGAGCGGTGTCTCCGTCAAGGCAAAGGTGAACTGCGGCAATAAAGAATTTTGCGGGAATATACTCTTTACTCACAAAGGTCTGAGCGGCCCCGCGATACTTCAGATCTCATCATACTGGAACAACGGGGACACAATTCACGTTGACCTGTTGCCTGACGTTGATCTCCACGAAGTTTTCATTGAGAAGCGTCAAGGCCGGATGGAAATGAAAAACCTGCTGGCCCTGTACTTCCCAAAGAGATTTATTCAAAAGTGGTGTGAAATGTACATACGCTCAAAACCCGTATACCAGTATGTGAATAAGGAGATCGAAGATATTGTTATACGTCTGAAAAACTGGGAGATACAACCAGCGGGCACCGAAGGATACGGCAGCGCTGAAGTCACCGTCGGCGGAGTTGATACAAATGAACTTTCATCAAAGACAATGGAGACGAAAAAAGTCCCGGGTTTATATTTCATCGGAGAGGTTGTTGATGTCACGGGGCAGTTAGGCGGATATAATCTGCAATGGGCCTGGGCGTCGGGCCAT
- the dsrH gene encoding sulfurtransferase complex subunit TusB, translating to MKLAVFVSDYRLTVDTLDRLNPEKLGIILVQNGVYHATTKENGKPSSLLNKSASYYALLDDLETRGLGNADVADNVKVISYSDIVDLIFNEYDKTAWL from the coding sequence ATGAAATTAGCTGTCTTTGTAAGTGACTACAGGCTTACCGTTGACACACTTGACCGGTTGAACCCTGAAAAGCTCGGAATAATACTTGTACAAAACGGGGTTTATCACGCAACAACCAAAGAGAACGGAAAGCCTTCATCTTTGTTAAACAAGTCCGCCAGCTATTATGCGCTGCTTGACGATCTGGAGACAAGAGGACTTGGAAACGCGGATGTCGCCGATAACGTGAAAGTCATCAGTTACAGCGATATTGTTGATTTGATCTTTAATGAATACGATAAAACAGCTTGGTTATAG
- a CDS encoding DsrE family protein, protein MGKLTIGCFSSLVGSMSLDFAIRLAGTALDKGHKVDLWVSGNGTMLSIKGQRAFKDYSALEKPLKELMEKGLNVTACEACAEARGYHKENTLAGFKRHSMDWYLASTFDADRVLHIGGE, encoded by the coding sequence ATGGGTAAACTTACAATAGGTTGTTTTTCTTCACTCGTAGGATCAATGAGTCTTGATTTTGCCATCAGGCTCGCAGGCACAGCTTTAGATAAAGGACATAAAGTCGATCTATGGGTCTCTGGCAACGGGACAATGTTATCAATAAAAGGCCAGCGGGCGTTTAAAGACTATTCCGCCCTTGAAAAGCCTTTAAAAGAACTAATGGAAAAAGGTCTTAATGTAACGGCTTGTGAAGCCTGCGCGGAAGCCAGAGGCTATCATAAGGAAAATACATTGGCTGGATTTAAAAGACATAGTATGGATTGGTATCTTGCAAGCACCTTTGACGCTGACAGGGTCCTGCACATAGGAGGTGAGTAA
- a CDS encoding DsrE family protein, whose protein sequence is MPTTKLGFIVQRAGYKSENPKLALTHAIASQSVEVYLNDGDIVTADIAFIGDGVLNCKKDQKAMDIYKLTSTETHIKMSLLLDLNVMVCKEDLDRLGMTENDIVLDAEEFGAELTVKVVPFAEITKMMEGMNHLLFF, encoded by the coding sequence ATGCCAACGACTAAACTTGGATTCATAGTACAAAGGGCCGGTTATAAGAGCGAAAATCCCAAACTTGCGCTGACACACGCAATTGCAAGCCAGAGTGTTGAGGTTTATCTGAACGATGGCGACATAGTTACGGCTGATATTGCTTTTATCGGCGACGGCGTTTTAAACTGCAAGAAAGACCAGAAGGCAATGGACATATACAAGCTTACAAGCACCGAAACGCACATAAAGATGTCCCTTCTTCTGGATCTGAATGTTATGGTATGTAAAGAAGACCTCGACAGGCTCGGCATGACTGAGAATGATATTGTATTAGACGCGGAAGAATTCGGAGCGGAATTGACTGTCAAAGTTGTTCCCTTCGCGGAAATCACGAAGATGATGGAAGGAATGAATCATCTCCTTTTCTTTTAG
- a CDS encoding sulfurtransferase TusA family protein, which yields MADLKSQTPTQILDVLGRVCPYPLVITKKTMEKAPGGTLLKVLCDAPASAEDTIPKYCEKQGFECELIKIEDKGYWEIWIKKA from the coding sequence ATGGCTGATTTAAAATCACAGACACCGACACAAATACTTGACGTTCTGGGAAGAGTTTGTCCTTACCCGCTCGTCATAACAAAAAAGACCATGGAGAAAGCCCCCGGCGGCACATTGCTGAAAGTCCTCTGCGACGCACCCGCCTCTGCAGAAGACACAATCCCGAAATACTGCGAGAAACAGGGCTTCGAGTGCGAGTTGATCAAGATCGAAGACAAAGGCTACTGGGAAATCTGGATCAAAAAAGCGTAA
- a CDS encoding 4Fe-4S binding protein has product MMIVNIDHAKCDGCEECVNLCPSEVFKITEGKSDPYQASDCANCLTCVESCPNSAITVTEM; this is encoded by the coding sequence ATGATGATCGTTAATATTGACCATGCAAAATGTGACGGCTGCGAAGAATGTGTAAATTTGTGCCCGTCCGAAGTGTTCAAAATAACAGAAGGCAAATCTGATCCGTATCAGGCTTCAGATTGCGCTAACTGCTTAACCTGTGTGGAATCCTGTCCAAACAGCGCTATTACAGTCACCGAGATGTAG
- a CDS encoding (Fe-S)-binding protein, with the protein MAKVEAPELTGKIITPKVKTGASKDLKVYLAKPELMTKVSFPSEKPADWKEKFIKNFGVILNKYKSVRVFLDICVRCGACTDKCHFYLGTGDPRNMPVYRQELMRTVYRKYFTTGGKLFGSLASAHELSDELLDEWLTYFYQCSECRRCSVFCPYGIDTAEITMAARELLDSIGVGSKYNLEIVNKAETLGNNLGMPGPAIRNTLDFIEEDIKEKSNVDVKLPMDVEGADILFVTPSADFFASPHIESLAGYAKVFHQAGASWTMSSYASEGGNFGMFIGNYNHMKAINARIWKAARELKVKRVIVGECGHAWRVLYAFSNSLNGPFDFLDSRYRVPQHICEYTLDLIKRGALKFDKTANDQFSVTYHDSCNVARATRMGETPGDQFTIPREIIRTVCNKFVDMDADTIGDRTFCCGGGGGTLTDELIDIRVKGAMPRMQALKRVKDSHNVNFFALICAICKAQFTKVFPYYGIDMEEVGGVHQLVSNAIILGAKEGI; encoded by the coding sequence ATGGCAAAAGTTGAAGCTCCAGAATTAACAGGAAAAATAATTACTCCCAAGGTCAAGACAGGCGCATCAAAAGATTTAAAGGTATATCTCGCAAAGCCGGAATTAATGACAAAGGTGAGTTTCCCCAGTGAGAAACCTGCTGACTGGAAAGAAAAGTTCATTAAAAACTTTGGTGTTATCCTGAATAAATACAAGTCGGTCAGGGTGTTTCTCGACATATGCGTAAGATGCGGCGCCTGCACTGACAAGTGTCATTTTTATTTGGGCACCGGAGACCCGCGGAACATGCCGGTATACAGGCAGGAGTTGATGCGGACTGTTTATAGGAAATATTTCACGACCGGCGGCAAGTTGTTCGGCAGCCTTGCCTCTGCTCATGAGTTATCAGATGAGTTGCTTGATGAATGGCTGACGTATTTTTACCAGTGTTCTGAATGCAGGCGCTGTTCCGTATTCTGCCCTTACGGCATTGACACTGCGGAAATAACGATGGCAGCAAGAGAGCTTCTGGATTCCATTGGAGTGGGATCAAAATACAACCTCGAAATCGTGAATAAGGCCGAGACCCTCGGCAATAATCTCGGGATGCCGGGGCCTGCCATCAGGAACACTCTTGATTTCATTGAAGAGGACATAAAAGAAAAATCAAACGTGGACGTCAAGCTTCCAATGGATGTTGAGGGAGCAGATATCCTGTTTGTCACCCCTTCGGCGGATTTCTTTGCCTCGCCGCATATCGAGTCACTTGCAGGGTATGCAAAGGTGTTCCACCAGGCCGGAGCAAGCTGGACAATGAGCTCCTATGCCTCAGAGGGTGGAAACTTCGGTATGTTCATTGGCAACTACAACCACATGAAGGCGATCAACGCGAGGATATGGAAGGCGGCAAGGGAGTTAAAGGTAAAAAGGGTGATAGTCGGAGAATGCGGTCATGCATGGAGAGTGCTCTATGCCTTCAGTAATTCGCTAAATGGCCCGTTTGATTTCCTTGACTCACGCTACAGAGTGCCCCAGCACATATGCGAGTACACGCTCGATCTCATAAAAAGAGGGGCGTTGAAATTCGATAAAACGGCCAATGACCAGTTCTCTGTCACCTATCATGACTCATGCAATGTCGCGAGGGCGACAAGAATGGGCGAAACCCCCGGCGACCAGTTCACCATCCCGCGCGAGATCATAAGGACGGTCTGTAATAAATTCGTAGACATGGATGCGGACACCATCGGAGACAGGACTTTCTGCTGCGGCGGCGGCGGCGGTACGCTGACCGATGAATTAATTGACATCAGGGTCAAAGGCGCAATGCCGAGGATGCAGGCGTTAAAGAGGGTCAAGGATTCCCACAACGTGAATTTCTTCGCCCTGATATGCGCGATCTGCAAGGCGCAATTCACAAAGGTATTCCCGTACTACGGGATTGATATGGAAGAAGTCGGCGGCGTGCATCAGCTTGTGAGCAACGCCATTATTCTTGGCGCAAAGGAGGGGATATAA
- a CDS encoding respiratory nitrate reductase subunit gamma produces MNGLSSVINLLAYVAATIFVLGFMNKVVLYFKTPSPLKIATTPAPTNSAGVVLRLIPEVLFFRSLLRGGTAEKILWVGGWFFHVSFLLIILRHLRMFVYPVPGWIMSFQQIGIWAGLIFPIALLILIVRRFTNDRLAVISLFQDYFVLLLIIAIGLTGLLLKYFVRTNLVDVKAFVLGLFSVSPAQVPASPLFLIHFSLVLILLVYFPFSKLMHAWGVLISPARAQADNPREVRNVAPWAQ; encoded by the coding sequence ATGAATGGACTGAGCAGTGTTATTAACCTCCTCGCGTATGTAGCCGCGACTATATTCGTCTTAGGTTTCATGAATAAAGTAGTGTTGTACTTTAAGACGCCATCTCCACTAAAAATAGCTACAACCCCGGCCCCCACAAACTCTGCTGGAGTTGTGTTAAGGCTGATCCCCGAGGTGCTTTTTTTCAGAAGCCTTTTGAGGGGAGGTACTGCAGAGAAAATATTATGGGTCGGAGGCTGGTTTTTCCACGTTTCATTTTTACTGATAATTCTCAGGCACCTGAGAATGTTTGTTTACCCTGTACCAGGATGGATAATGTCTTTCCAGCAGATCGGGATCTGGGCAGGGCTCATATTTCCAATCGCGCTTTTGATCCTCATAGTGCGAAGGTTTACAAATGACAGATTGGCAGTTATCTCTCTGTTTCAGGATTACTTTGTGCTGTTATTGATAATTGCAATAGGATTAACAGGGCTGCTGTTAAAATATTTCGTCAGGACAAACCTCGTGGATGTAAAGGCTTTCGTTCTCGGACTGTTTTCCGTAAGTCCGGCGCAGGTCCCTGCCAGTCCTTTGTTCCTTATACATTTCAGCTTGGTGTTGATCTTATTAGTGTATTTCCCATTCAGCAAGTTGATGCACGCATGGGGTGTATTAATCAGCCCGGCAAGGGCGCAGGCAGACAATCCGAGGGAAGTCAGGAACGTGGCTCCCTGGGCCCAATAG
- a CDS encoding TusE/DsrC/DsvC family sulfur relay protein produces the protein MPTLEVEGKSFEVDEEGYLMDWQNWNEAIAAAMAKQDGLELTQSHWEVIKFLREYFEKYQIAPMIKILTKEIGKVLGPEKGNTKYLYELYPAGPAKQACRYAGLPKPTGCV, from the coding sequence ATGCCAACTTTAGAAGTCGAAGGAAAAAGTTTTGAGGTTGATGAAGAAGGGTATTTGATGGACTGGCAGAATTGGAATGAGGCAATCGCAGCTGCGATGGCAAAGCAGGACGGACTTGAATTGACCCAGTCACATTGGGAGGTCATAAAATTCCTCAGAGAGTATTTTGAAAAATACCAGATAGCCCCAATGATCAAGATACTTACCAAAGAAATCGGTAAGGTCCTTGGACCTGAAAAGGGCAACACAAAATATCTCTACGAGCTTTATCCGGCAGGCCCCGCAAAGCAGGCTTGCAGATACGCCGGACTTCCTAAGCCGACCGGTTGTGTATAA